Proteins from a single region of Amblyomma americanum isolate KBUSLIRL-KWMA chromosome 10, ASM5285725v1, whole genome shotgun sequence:
- the LOC144107556 gene encoding uncharacterized protein LOC144107556 isoform X2, with product MENTDIKSAGGDGASEPTEVRCTEQSKGGLKYELVLADPCMDSPLRKPSTSPPKSISAEDIEKKLKEAEERRLSLEAMKLNQLNEKMSRLAEVNQKKEGLAEEFQETARQNYEKKIEAFKENREAHIKSIQERQREHVSRVEEVRKSLDAQTQEMLANIQKKIENANEAREAQIAALQERLRNHDKHIADVRKQLEDLVDEKREKIQKKLDTAQENRAAIYRELQTKLQEKEKHAEEVRQNKSQTLEDASLQNSEETAASG from the exons CGACGGAGGTGCGCTGCACGGAGCAGAGCAAGGGTGGGCTCAAGTACGAGTTGGTGCTGGCTGACCCCTGCATGGACTCGCCCCTGCGCAAGCCCAGCACCAGCCCCCCCAAGAGCATCTCGGCCGAGGACATCGAGAAGAAGCTCAAGGAGGCTGAGGAGAGGCGCCTGTCCCTGGAGGCCATGAAGCTGAACCAGCTGAACGAGAAGATGAGTCGGCTGGCCGAGGTGAACCAGAAGAAAGAGGGTCTCGCCGAGGAGTTCCAGGAGACTGCCCGGCAGAACTATGAGAAGAAGATCGAGGCCTTCAAGGAGAACCGCGAGGCCCACATCAAGTCCATCCAGGAGAGGCAGCGTGAACAT GTGAGCCGGGTGGAAGAGGTTCGCAAGTCGCTGGACGCGCAGACCCAGGAGATGCTGGCCAACATCCAGAAGAAGATTGAGAATGCCAATGAGGCACGCGAGGCGCAGATTGCAGCCCTGCAGGAACGTCTGAGGAATCAC GACAAGCACATTGCAGATGTGCGGAAGCAGCTGGAGGATCTTGTGGACGAGAAGCGGGAGAAAATCCAGAAGAAGCTGGACACTGCCCAGGAGAACCGGGCTGCCATCTACCGTGAGCTGCAGACAAAGCTTCAGGAAAAG GAGAAGCATGCTGAAGAAGTGCGCCAGAACAAGAGCCAGACGCTGGAGGATGCCTCCCTGCAGAACAGTGAAGAAACAGCCGCATCGGGCTAA